In Phyllostomus discolor isolate MPI-MPIP mPhyDis1 chromosome 2, mPhyDis1.pri.v3, whole genome shotgun sequence, the following are encoded in one genomic region:
- the CLDN8 gene encoding claudin-8 — translation MARAALQYAGLLLGGVGLVGTVAVTVMPQWKVSAFIGANLVVFESLWEGLWMSCKSQAPFRLQCKVYDSLLALPPDLQAARGLMCAAAVLAALAFAAAVLGMKCTRCVGDDDAAKSPLLLAAGVTFVLAGLVALTPVSWVASGVVRDFYNPTLDDGRKRELGEALYLGWASALALVAAGAVLSCVSYARGESRSYRYSLPPQRATPRSGPSDKKPLSVYSRSQYV, via the coding sequence ATGGCCCGCGCGGCCCTGCAGTACGCCGGGCTGCTGCTGGGCGGCGTGGGCCTGGTGGGCACGGTGGCGGTCACCGTCATGCCGCAGTGGAAGGTGTCCGCCTTCATCGGGGCCAACCTGGTGGTGTTCGAGAgcctgtgggaggggctgtggatGAGCTGCAAGAGCCAGGCCCCCTTCCGGCTGCAGTGCAAGGTCTACGACTCGCTGCTGGCCCTGCCGCCCGACCTGCAGGCGGCCCGCGGGCTGATGTGCGCGGCGGCCGTGCTGGCCGCGCTGGCCTTCGCCGCGGCCGTCCTGGGCATGAAGTGCACACGCTGTGTGGGGGACGACGACGCGGCCAAGAGCCCCCTGCTGCTGGCGGCCGGAGTCACGTTCGTCCTCGCGGGCCTGGTGGCGCTCACGCCCGTGAGCTGGGTGGCCAGCGGCGTCGTCCGGGACTTCTACAACCCCACGCTGGACGACGGCCGGAAGCGGGAGCTGGGCGAGGCGCTCTACCTGGGCTGGGCCTCGGCGCTGGCCCTGGTGGCCGCGGGGGCCGTCCTGTCCTGCGTCTCCTACGCCCGCGGGGAGAGCCGCAGCTACAGGtactccctgcccccccagcGCGCGACCCCCCGGAGCGGCCCCTCGGATAAGAAGCCGCTGAGCGTGTACTCCAGGAGCCAGTACGTGTAG
- the LOC114490006 gene encoding keratin-associated protein 24-1: MCLLGPSGHCYLPVVTPVAFCPGGGSPASGLGLPSSCQGSLWLLEHRRDSEGDGAPSCRPGACTVGGAPWSCREPCDPAAAAGTTTRGARGTASGGPRHGPQAQTAGGRTTRAGGALIPRAPAARRTLADGPQGLGRRSSAPRSSRPLPHCRPSSLGGRGYQTWGFTPGGFSPSCGAASGCQSPTYWVRNCPSPRYRPVSCAPPRYLPSSLGGCLSCVPSSFPPLRYLRPGCY, encoded by the coding sequence TCCTGGGCCCCTCCGGGCACTGCTACCTCCCGGTGGTGACTCCTGTCGCCTTTTGCCCCGGGGGTGGGAGCCCCGCCTCTGGGCTCGGCTTGCCCAGCAGCTGCCAAGGGAGCCTCTGGCTCCTGGAGCACCGCCGGGACTCCGAGGGCGACGGGGCGCCCAGCTGCCGGCCCGGGGCCTGCACCGTGGGGGGAGCCCCGTGGAGCTGCCGTGAGCCCTGCGACCCTGCAGCAGCGGCGGGGACAACAACGCGCGGTGCACGCGGCACAGCCAGCGGGGGACCCCGCCACGGCCCACAGGCCCAGACTGCTGGGGGGCGCACGACCCGCGCCGGCGGCGCACTGATTCCCCGCGCCCCTGCGGCGCGCCGGACCCTCGCCGACGGCCCCCAGGGCCTCGGGCGGCGCAGCAGCGCACCCAGGAGCTCCCGGCCGCTCCCCCACTGCAGACCCAgcagcctggggggcaggggctacCAAACTTGGGGCTTCACTCCCGGCGGCTTCTCGCCGTCCTGCGGTGCGGCCAGCGGCTGCCAGTCCCCAACCTACTGGGTGAGAAACTGCCCGTCGCCGAGGTACCGGCCCGTGAGCTGCGCGCCGCCGCGCTACCTGCCCAGCAGCCTCGGCGGCTGCCTGAGCTGCGTGCCCAGCTCCTTCCCCCCGCTGAGGTACCTGCGCCCTGGCTGCTACTga